The Arcobacter sp. CECT 8986 DNA window CGGCAGATTATTTTGAGAAAAGACTTGAAGAACTTTCAAATGGGCAAATTGATGTTCAAGTTTATCCTTCATCTCAATTATATAAAGATAACGCAGTATTAAAAGCTTTAAAATTAGACTCAGTTCAAATGGCAGCACCAAGTTTTTCTAAATTTGGTAAAATTGTTCCTCAATTAGCTCTATTTGATTTACCATTCTTATTTAAAGATATAGATCATTTACATAGAGTTCAAGATGGAGAAGTTGGTAAAGAACTTAAAGATATGGTAACAGCTAAAGGTTATAAAGCATTATCATTCTGGGATAACAACTTTAAACAATTCTCATCTTCTAAACAACCAATTTTAACACCTGAAGATGCTGCTGGTCAAAAATTTAGAATTATGTCTTCTAAAGTACTTGAAGAGCAATTCAAAGCAGTTGGAGCAAATCCACAAATGATGCCTTTCTCTGAAGTTTATTCAGCATTACAACAAGGTGTAATCGATGCAGCAGAGAACCCAATTTCAAATATTTATACTAAAAAATTCCATGAAGTTCAAAAATATTTAACTATTTCTAACCATGGTTATTTAGGTTATTTAGTAGTTATGAGTGAAAAATTCTGGAATTCTTTAACTCCTGAATTACAAAAAGATGTAGAGCAAGCAATGAATGAAGCTACTCAAAAAGAAAGAGAATATGCAGATCAATTAAATAAAGAACAATTCGACTTAATCAAACAATATGCAAAAGAGACTGGAAAATTAGAAATCTTTACTCTTAACGATGAGCAAAGAAAAGCTTGGAAAGAAGCTACAAGTAAAATTTACCCAGACTTTTATGATAAAGACGTAATTGGTAAAGATTTAATTGAGAAAACTTTAGCAACGGAATAATTAAAATGTCAATTTTCAGAATTATAAGTAAAATAATTGGTCATATTAATCAAAAAATCGCAGTAGTGGGTATCACTGCTGGGGTTTTTGTTGCTTTTGTAAATGTTGTTGCAAGATATCTTTTTGATGCATCATTTACATGGGCAAGTGAATTATCTATTTCACTATTTTTATGGAGTGTTTTCTTTGCAGCTGCTTATTGCTTCAAAAAAGATGCACATATTGCAGTTACAATCGTACTTGATGCGATGCCATCAAGAGTGGCAAAAGTAATGTTGGTTATATCTCATCTTATAACTTTCACATTTTTATGTGCAGTTGCATATTTTGGATATAAATATTTACAGTTAGTAATTGATTTAGATGAAAGATCTATTGATCTTTGGAATATGCCAATGTGGATTATTTACTTAGTTGTACCTGTTTCTTTTGCTTTTGGAGCATACAGAGTTGCAGAGAGAATTCATGGTATTTTAAGTACAAACCATGACAAAATTGTAAAAGAGTCTGAAGCAGAGCATGTTTTAGCAGAAATGGGAATGAATTCAAGAGAGTATAAGGATAATGAGAATTTGCAAAATTTAAGTAAAATGGTTAAAGAAGTAGAGAAGAAAACAGGAGGAATGCTATGAGTATAGCTGTATTATTTGGTATATTTTTCTTCCTAGTTATTCTTGGAACACCTATTGCTATTTGTTTAGGTGGAGCAACATTTGTTACATTATTGTTATTTACACCAATTTCACCAATTGAAATATCTGCAATGATGTTTGAAAAAGTTGAACACTATTCACTTATGGCTATTCCAATGTTTATTTTTGCTGGTAACTTACTTAGTAAAGGTAGTGCAGCACAAAGAATTATTGAATTTGCAAAATCTATAGTTGGACATTTACCAGGTGGTTTACCAATTTCAGCTATTTTTGCATCTATTATTTTCGCAGCAGTTTCAGGTAGTTCTCCAGCAACAGTTGTTGCTATTGGTTCTATTATGTTTGGTGCAATTATGCAAGCTGGTTATCCTAAAAAATATGCAGTTGGTACTATTGCAACAGCAGGTTCTTTAGGTATTTTAATTCCGCCATCAATTGTTTTAATTGTATATGGTGTAACAGCAGAAGTTTCTATTGGTAAACTATTTATGGCAGGTGTAATTCCAGGTATTATGCTTGGTATTATGCTAATTGTTGTAACTTATATTGGTGCAAAAAGATTAGGTTTTGAAAGAACAGAGCCACAACCATTTAAAGTAAGACTTAAGAAGATGAAAGATGCTGCTTGGGGTCTTATGACAATTGTTATTGTAATTGGTGGTATTTATGGTGGTATCTTTACACCAACTGAAGCTGCAGCAGTTGCTTGTATGTGGGCATTTTTTGTATCTGTATTTATTTATAGAGATATCAAATTCAATGAACTATATGCAACAGCTTTAGAATCAGCAAAAACAACTGCAATGATTATGTTTATTATTGCAAATGCAATGATTTTTGCACACTTTTTAACAATTGAGAATATTCCTCAAATGATTACAAATGCTCTAGTTGAAGCAAATGTAAATAAATATATGTTCTTATTAATGGTTAACTTA harbors:
- a CDS encoding TRAP transporter substrate-binding protein — its product is MTKIMKGIVSSAVVASALFFTGCGDNKGDSQEAKASADNGKKTYVLKFSHVVSANTPKGKAADYFEKRLEELSNGQIDVQVYPSSQLYKDNAVLKALKLDSVQMAAPSFSKFGKIVPQLALFDLPFLFKDIDHLHRVQDGEVGKELKDMVTAKGYKALSFWDNNFKQFSSSKQPILTPEDAAGQKFRIMSSKVLEEQFKAVGANPQMMPFSEVYSALQQGVIDAAENPISNIYTKKFHEVQKYLTISNHGYLGYLVVMSEKFWNSLTPELQKDVEQAMNEATQKEREYADQLNKEQFDLIKQYAKETGKLEIFTLNDEQRKAWKEATSKIYPDFYDKDVIGKDLIEKTLATE
- a CDS encoding TRAP transporter small permease translates to MSIFRIISKIIGHINQKIAVVGITAGVFVAFVNVVARYLFDASFTWASELSISLFLWSVFFAAAYCFKKDAHIAVTIVLDAMPSRVAKVMLVISHLITFTFLCAVAYFGYKYLQLVIDLDERSIDLWNMPMWIIYLVVPVSFAFGAYRVAERIHGILSTNHDKIVKESEAEHVLAEMGMNSREYKDNENLQNLSKMVKEVEKKTGGML
- a CDS encoding TRAP transporter large permease, which encodes MSIAVLFGIFFFLVILGTPIAICLGGATFVTLLLFTPISPIEISAMMFEKVEHYSLMAIPMFIFAGNLLSKGSAAQRIIEFAKSIVGHLPGGLPISAIFASIIFAAVSGSSPATVVAIGSIMFGAIMQAGYPKKYAVGTIATAGSLGILIPPSIVLIVYGVTAEVSIGKLFMAGVIPGIMLGIMLIVVTYIGAKRLGFERTEPQPFKVRLKKMKDAAWGLMTIVIVIGGIYGGIFTPTEAAAVACMWAFFVSVFIYRDIKFNELYATALESAKTTAMIMFIIANAMIFAHFLTIENIPQMITNALVEANVNKYMFLLMVNLLLILAGSFMEPSAIIMILVPLLLPVATALGIDPIHFGIIITVNMELGMVSPPVGLNLFVTSGLTGMSIKDVIVATFPWTMTILAGLIAITYIPEITLFLPNLMFG